A window of Rhodococcus sp. SGAir0479 contains these coding sequences:
- a CDS encoding acyl-CoA dehydrogenase family protein, producing the protein MDFSLDQTQETVAEIVVGLLAREPGDPADPGGFSPELWQALAKADLLSLVLPERLGGDGLGLLEVATMLTEIGRGAAPVPALATLGFGVLPVLALGSTEQQDSLLDGVQAGRVLTAALAEPGAAFPAVPSTSAVADGGDVVVTGLAVAVPFADLAHRILVPTDAGVVPVAPDAPGVTLTRSATSSGAPEFTVRMDGVRVPAGDVLSGGLDGVATLYRIALASIGAYADGLLAGATALAADHLTTREQFGKPLAAFQAVAQQIADVYVTSRTLHVAALASAWRVAEGLDADSAVDMASADNDLDVTAYWLATEVPAAMRTLHHLHGGIGVDVTYPMHRYFSIAKDLARLVGGASYRLDLVGARCSSI; encoded by the coding sequence GTGGATTTCTCTCTGGATCAGACACAGGAAACGGTGGCGGAGATCGTCGTGGGCCTGCTCGCCCGCGAACCCGGCGATCCCGCCGATCCGGGCGGTTTCAGCCCCGAGCTGTGGCAGGCCCTCGCCAAGGCGGACCTGCTGTCGCTGGTGTTACCCGAGCGGCTCGGTGGTGACGGACTGGGACTTCTCGAGGTCGCGACGATGCTCACCGAGATCGGGCGCGGGGCCGCACCCGTCCCGGCGCTGGCGACTCTCGGCTTCGGCGTCCTGCCGGTCCTCGCGCTCGGATCGACCGAGCAGCAGGACTCCCTGCTCGACGGCGTCCAGGCCGGACGGGTCCTCACCGCCGCACTCGCCGAACCGGGCGCCGCGTTCCCGGCGGTGCCGTCGACGTCCGCGGTCGCGGACGGCGGTGACGTCGTCGTGACCGGCCTGGCCGTCGCCGTGCCGTTCGCCGATCTCGCGCACCGCATCCTCGTGCCGACCGATGCCGGCGTGGTGCCGGTGGCGCCCGACGCGCCCGGCGTCACCCTCACCCGGAGCGCGACTTCCTCGGGCGCACCCGAGTTCACGGTTCGGATGGACGGCGTCCGGGTCCCCGCCGGCGACGTCCTCTCCGGCGGTCTCGACGGTGTCGCCACGCTGTACCGGATCGCGCTCGCGAGCATCGGGGCGTACGCCGACGGTCTCCTCGCCGGTGCCACCGCCCTGGCCGCCGACCACCTCACCACACGCGAGCAGTTCGGCAAGCCGCTCGCGGCGTTCCAGGCGGTCGCCCAGCAGATCGCCGACGTCTACGTCACGTCGCGGACGCTGCACGTCGCGGCGCTGGCGTCCGCGTGGCGGGTGGCCGAAGGACTGGATGCCGACAGCGCCGTCGACATGGCCTCGGCCGACAACGATCTCGACGTCACGGCGTACTGGCTCGCGACCGAGGTGCCGGCCGCGATGCGAACACTGCACCATCTGCACGGCGGCATCGGCGTCGACGTCACGTATCCGATGCATCGCTACTTCTCCATCGCCAAAGACCTGGCCCGCCTCGTCGGCGGCGCCTCGTACCGACTCGACCTCGTGGGGGCCCGGTGTTCATCGATCTGA